Proteins from one Apis cerana isolate GH-2021 linkage group LG11, AcerK_1.0, whole genome shotgun sequence genomic window:
- the LOC107997174 gene encoding major royal jelly protein 5 has protein sequence MTNWLLLIVCLSIACQDVTSAIHRRKSSKNLEHSMNVIHEWKYLDYDFDSNEKKQAAIQFGEYDYTKNYPFDVDQWHDKTFVAVIRYDGVPSSLNVISDKTGNGGRLLQPYPDWSWANYKDCSGIVSVYKIAIDKFDRLWVLDSGLINNIQLMCSPKLLAFDLTTSKLLKQVEIPYDIAVNASTRMGGLVSLVVQAMDPMNTMVYIADDRGDALIVYQNSDDSFHRLNSNTFDNDPRYSELTVAGESFTVHDGIFGMALSPVTNNLYYSPLTSHSLYYVNTEPFMKSQYGENNIQYEGIQDIFNTQSSAKVMSKNGVLFFGLVNNSAIGCWNEHQPLQKQNMDMVAQNEETLQTITSVKIIQNLPYSGRMNRIHKNEYMLALSNRMQKIVNNDFNFNDINFRILGANVKNLIKNTRCANSKNQNNNQNKHKNQAH, from the exons atgaCAAACTGGTTACTGCTGATAGTGTGTCTTAGCATAGCTTGTCAAGATGTCACAAGCGCGATTCATCGaagaaaatcttcaaaaaatttggaaCATTCGATGAACGTGATTCACGAATGGAAATATCTTGATTATGATTTCGAtagcaatgaaaaaaaacaagctGCGATTCAATTTGGTGAATACGACtatacgaaaaattatccCTTTGACGTCGATCAATGGCATg ATAAGACTTTTGTCGCTGTAATAAGATACGATGGTGTACCTTCCTCTTTGAACGTGATATCTGACAAAACTGGCAACGGTGGACGCCTTCTCCAACCGTATCCTGATTGGTCGTGGGCGAACTATAAAGATTGTTCTGGAATCGTGAGCGTTTACAAAATTGCG ATTGACAAATTCGACAGATTGTGGGTTCTGGACTCAggtcttattaataatattcaacttATGTGTTCTCCAAAATTGCTTGCCTTTGATCTGACAACTTCGAAATTGCTCAAGCAAGTCGAGATACCGTACGATATTGCTGTAAATGCCAGCACAAGAATGGGAGGACTCGTCTCATTAGTTGTTCAAGCTATGGATCCTATGAATACTATG GTATATATAGCAGATGACAGAGGTGATGCTTTAATCGTCTATCAAAATTCCGATGATTCTTTCCATCGATTGAATTCCAATACTTTTGATAACGATCCCAGATATTCTGAATTGACGGTCGCGGGAGAAAGTTTCACAGTGCATGATGGAATTTTTGGAATGGCACTTAGTCCTGTGACGAACAATCTTTATTACAGCCCTCTCACTTCTCACAGTTTGTATTACGTTAACACGGAACCATTCATGAAATCACAATatggagaaaataatatacaatatgaagg aattcaagatattttcaaCACTCAATCATCCGCTAAAGTAATGTCGAAAAATGGCGTCCTTTTCTTCGGACTTGTGAATAATTCAGCTATTGGTTGTTGGAACGAGCATCAACCACTTCAGAAACAAAATATg gaTATGGTCGCTCAGAATGAAGAGACACTTCAAACAATCACTAGtgtgaaaattatacaaaatcttCCATATTCCGGAAGGATGAATAGAATTCACAAGAATGAATATATGTTGGCTTTAAGTAACAGAATGCAGAAAATAGTaaacaatgattttaatttcaacgacATAAATTTCCGAATATTGGGTGCGAATGTAAAgaacttaataaaaaacacTCGTTGtgcaaattctaaaaatcagaataacaatcaaaataaacataagaATCAAGCTCATTAG
- the LOC133665627 gene encoding major royal jelly protein 1: MTRWLFMVVCLGIVCQGTTSSILRGESLNKSLSVLHEWKFFDYDFDSDERRQDAILSGEYDYRKNYPSDVDQWHGKIFVTMLRYNGVPSSLNVISKKIGDGGPLLQPYPDWSFAKYDDCSGIVSATKLAIDKCDRLWVLDSGLVNNTQPMCSPKLLTFDLTTSQLLKQVEIPHDVAVNATTGKGRLSSLAVQPLDCNINGDTMVYIADEKGEGLIVYHDSDNSFHRLTSKTFDYDPKFTKMTINGESFTTQSGISGMALSPMTNNLYYSPVASTSLYYVNTEQFRTSNYEQNAVHYEGVQNILDTQSSAKVVSKSGVLFFGLVGDSALGCWNEHRSLERHNIRTVAQSDETLQMIVGMKIKEALPHVPIFDRYINREYILVLSNRMQKMANNDYNFNDVNFRIMDANVNDLILNTRCENPNNDNTPFKISIHL, encoded by the exons atgaCAAGGTGGTTGTTTATGGTGGTATGCCTTGGCATAGTTTGTCAAGGTACGACAAGCAGCATTCTTCGAGGAGAATCTTTAAACAAATCATTAAGCGTCCTTCACGAATGGAAATTCTTTGATTATGATTTCGATAGCGATGAAAGAAGACAAGATGCAATTCTATCTGGCGAATACGACTACAGGAAAAATTATCCATCCGACGTTGATCAATGGCATG GTAAGATTTTTGTCACCATGCTAAGATACAATGGCGTACCTTCCTCTTTGAACGTGATATCTAAAAAGATCGGTGATGGTGGACCTCTTCTTCAACCTTATCCCGATTGGTCGTTTGCTAAATATGACGATTGCTCTGGAATCGTGAGCGCCACAAAACTTGCG ATCGACAAATGCGACAGATTGTGGGTTCTGGACTCAGGTCTTGTCAATAATACTCAACCCATGTGTTCTCCAAAACTGCTCACCTTTGATCTGACTACCTCGCAATTGCTCAAGCAAGTCGAAATACCGCATGATGTTGCCGTAAATGCCACCACAGGAAAGGGAAGACTATCATCTCTAGCTGTTCAACCTTTAGATTGCAATATAAATGGTGATACTATG GTATACATAGCAGACGAGAAAGGTGAAGGTTTAATCGTGTATCATGATTCTGATAATTCTTTCCATCGATTGACTTCCAAAACTTTCGATTACGATCCTAAATTTACCAAAATGACGATCAATGGAGAAAGTTTCACAACGCAAAGTGGAATTTCTGGAATGGCTCTTAGTCCCATGACTAACAATCTCTATTACAGTCCTGTAGCTTCTACCAGTTTGTATTATGTTAACACGGAACAATTCAGAACATCCAATTATGAACAAAATGCCGTACATTATGAagg agttcaaaatattttggataCCCAATCGTCTGCTAAAGTAGTATCGAAAAGTGGCGTCCTCTTCTTCGGACTGGTGGGCGATTCAGCTCTTGGCTGCTGGAACGAACATCGATCACTTGAAAGACACAATATC CGTACCGTCGCTCAAAGTGATGAAACACTTCAAATGATCGTTGGCATGAAGATTAAGGAAGCCCTTCCACACGTGCCCATATTCGATAGATATATAAACCGTGAATACATATTGGTTTTAAGTAACAGAATGCAAAAAATGGCGAATAATGACTATAACTTCAACGATGTAAACTTCAGAATTATGGACGCTAATGTAAATGACTTGATATTGAACACTCGTTGCGAAAATCCTAATAATGATAACACacctttcaaaatttcaatacatctgtaa
- the LOC107997172 gene encoding major royal jelly protein 4-like precursor (The RefSeq protein has 2 substitutions compared to this genomic sequence), with the protein MTKWLLLMACLGIACQNIRGAVVRENSSRKKLTNTLNVIHEWKYVDYDFGSDEKRQAAIQSGEYDRTKNYPLDVDQWHDKTFVTMLRYDGVPSSLNVVSDKTGNGGPLLQPYPDWSFAKYEDCSGIVSANKIAIDEYERLWVLDSGLVNNIQPMCSPKLLAFDLTTSKLLKQVEIPHDVAVNATTGKGGLASLAVQAMDSVNTMVYMADNKDDALIVYQNADDSFHRLSSHISNHNFRSDKMSQENLTLKEVDNRVFGMALSSVTHNLYYSPLSSQNLYYVNTTSLMNSQNQGNDVQYESVQDVFSSQLSAKAVSKNGVLFFGFTNNTLGCWNEHQSLDRQNIDIVARNETLQMVVGMKIKQNLPQSGKVNNTQRNEHLLALTNKKQDVLNNDLNLEHVNFQILDANVNDLIRNSRCANSDNQDNNQHNYNHNQVRHSSKSDNQNNNQHNNQAYHSSKSDNWDNNNNQAHHSSKFDNQNNNQYNN; encoded by the exons ATGACAAAGTGGTTGTTGTTGATGGCATGCCTTGGCATAGCttgtcaaaatattaaagGTGCCGTTGTTCGAGAAAATtcctcaagaaaaaaattaacaaatacgTTGAACGTGATTCACGAATGGAAGTATGTCGATTATGATTTCGGTAGCGACGAAAAAAGGCAAGCTGCGATTCAATCTGGCGAATATGATCGTACGAAAAATTATCCTCTTGACGTCGATCAATGGcatg ATAAGACTTTTGTCACTATGTTAAGATACGATGGTGTGCCTTCCTCTTTGAACGTGGTATCTGACAAAACTGGCAACGGTGGACCGCTTCTACAACCTTATCCCGATTGGTCATTTGCTAAGTATGAAGATTGCTCTGGAATCGTGAGCGCCAACAAAATTGct atcgACGAATATGAGAGATTGTGGGTTCTGGACTCGGGTCTTGTCAATAATATTCAACCTATGTGTTCTCCAAAATTGCTTGCCTTTGATTTGACTACTTCGAAATTGCTCAAGCAAGTCGAGATACCGCACGATGTTGCCGTAAATGCCACCACAGGAAAGGGCGGATTAGCATCTTTAGCTGTTCAAGCTATGGATTCTGTAAATACTATG gTGTACATGGCAGATAACAAAGATGATGCTTTAATTGTCTACCAAAATGCCGATGATTCTTTCCATCGATTGTCTTCCCACATTTCCAATCACAACTTTAGATCTGACAAAATGTCGCAAGAAAATCTCACCTTGAAAGAAGTAGACAACAGAGTTTTTGGAATGGCACTTAGTTCCGTGACgcataatctttattatagtcctctctcttctcagaatttatattacgttaaCACAACATCGTTAATGAACTCGCAAAATCAAGGAAATGACGTACAGTATGAaag TGTCCAAGACGTTTTCAGCAGTCAATTATCCGCTAAAGCAGTATCGAAAAATGGCGTACTCTTTTTCGGATTCACGAATAATACTCTTGGTTGCTGGAATGAGCATCAGTCACTTGACAGACAAAATATC GATATTGTAGCTCGAAATGAGACGCTTCAAATGGTCGTTGGTATGAAGATTAAGCAAAACCTTCCACAATCTGGCAAAGTTAATAATACACAAAGAAATGAACATTTGTTGGCTTTAACCAACAAAAAGCAGGACGTGCTAAACAACGATCTTAATCTCGAACATGTGAACTTCCAAATTTTGGATGCTAATGTAAACGACTTGATACGGAATAGTCGTTGCGCAAATTCTGACAATCAGGATAATAatcaacataattataatcataatcaagTTCGTCATTCTTCAAAATCTGACAATCAGAATAACAATCAACATAACAATCAAGCTTATCATTCTTCAAAGTCTGACAATTGggataacaataacaatcaaGCTCATCATtcctcaaaatttaataatcagaataacaatcaatataacaattaG
- the LOC107997171 gene encoding major royal jelly protein 3-like, with the protein MTKWLLLVVCLGIACQDVTSAAVNHQRKSSKNLAHSMKVIYEWKHIDYDFGSVERRDAAIKSGEFDHTKNYPFDVDRWRDKTFVTVERFDGVPSSLNVVTNKKGKGGPLLHPYPDWSWANYKDCSGIVSAFKIAVDKFDRLWVLDSGLVNNNQPMCSPKLVTFDLNTSKLLKQVEIPHNIAVNATTGMGELVSLAVQAVDPTNTMVYIADERGEALIIYQNSDDSFHRLTSNTFDYDPRYTKLTVAGESFTVKNGICGIALSPVTNNLYYSPLASHSLYYVNTEQFRNPQYEENNVQYEGSQDILNTQSFAKAVSKNGVVFLGLVSNSAVGCVNEHQVLQKENFDVVAQNEETLQMIVSMKIMQDLPQSGRINDPGNEYMLALSNKMQKIINNDFNFNDVNFRILGANVNDLTRNTRCAKSNNQNANNQNANNQNANNQNANNQNANNQNDNNQNDNGNNRRNGNNQNGNRQNDNKQNDNKQNANKQNANKQNANKQNDNKQNDNRQNDNRQNDNKKNDNRQNDNKQNGNRQNDNRQSDNQRNGNRQNDNRQNDNKRNGNRQNDNRQNDNKRNGNRQNDNKQNDNRQNDNNQNNNQNDNNRNNQAHHS; encoded by the exons atgacAAAGTGGTTGTTGCTGGTGGTGTGTCTTGGTATAGCTTGTCAAGATGTGACAAGCGCAGCTGTGAACCATCAaagaaaatcttcaaaaaatttggCACATTCGATGAAGGTGATCTACGAATGGAAACATATTGATTATGATTTCGGTAGCGTTGAAAGAAGAGATGCTGCGATTAAATCTGGCGAATTTGATCACACAAAAAATTACCCTTTCGATGTGGATAGATGGCGTG ATAAGACATTTGTCACCGTAGAAAGGTTCGATGGTGTACCTTCTTCTTTGAACGTGGTAACTAATAAAAAAGGCAAAGGTGGTCCTCTTCTACATCCATATCCTGATTGGTCGTGGGCGAACTATAAAGATTGCTCTGGAATTGTGAGCGCTTTCAAAATTGCG GTCGACAAATTCGACAGATTATGGGTTCTGGACTCAGGTCTTGTCAATAATAATCAACCCATGTGCTCTCCAAAATTGGTAACCTTCGATTTGAATACCTCAAAATTGCTTAAGCAAGTCGAGATACCACATAATATTGCCGTAAATGCCACCACAGGAATGGGAGAATTAGTATCACTAGCTGTTCAAGCTGTAGATCCTACGAATACTATg gtGTACATAGCAGACGAAAGAGGTGAAGCTTTAATCATCTATCAAAATTCCGACGATTCCTTCCATCGATTGACTTCCAATACTTTCGATTACGATCCCAGATATACCAAACTGACAGTCGCTGGAGAAAGTTTCACAgtgaaaaatggaatttgtGGAATTGCACTTAGTCCCGTGACGAACAATCTTTATTACAGTCCTCTCGCTTCTCACAGTTTGTATTATGTTAACACAGAACAATTCAGGAATCCAcaatatgaagaaaataacgTCCAATATGAagg ATCCCAAGATATTTTGAACACTCAATCATTCGCTAAAGCAGTATCGAAAAATGGCGTCGTTTTCTTGGGACTCGTGAGTAATTCAGCTGTTGGCTGCGTGAATGAACATCAAGTACttcagaaagaaaatttt GATGTTGTCGCTCAGAATGAAGAGACACTTCAAATGATCGTTAGTATGAAAATCATGCAAGATCTTCCACAATCCGGCAGAATTAATGATCCAGGAAATGAATATATGTTGGCTTTAAGTaacaaaatgcaaaaaataataaacaatgattttaatttcaacgatGTAAATTTCCGAATTTTGGGTGCGAATGTAAATGATTTAACAAGAAACACTCGTTGCGCAAAATCTAATAATCAGAATGCTAACAATCAGAATGCTAATAATCAAAATGCTAACAATCAGAATGCTAATAATCAAAATGCTAACAATCAGAATGATAACAACCAGAATGATAATGGTAACAACAGGAGAAATGGTAACAACCAAAATGGTAACAgacaaaatgataataaacagAATGATAACAAGCAGAATGCTAACAAGCAGAATGCTAACAAGCAAAATGCTAACAAGCAAAATGATAACAAGCAAAATGATAACAGACAAAATGATAATAGGCAGAATGATaacaagaaaaatgataataggCAGAATGATAACAAGCAAAATGGTAACAGACAAAATGATAATAGACAGAGTGATAACCAGCGGAATGGTAACAGGCAAAATGATAATAGACAGAATGATAACAAGCGGAATGGTAACAGGCAAAATGATAATAGACAGAATGATAACAAGCGGAATGGTAACAGGCAAAATGATAACAAGCAAAATGATAACAGGCAAAATGATAACAATCAGAATAATAATCAGAatgataataatcgaaataatcaaGCTCATCATTCTTAA
- the LOC107997172 gene encoding major royal jelly protein 4-like isoform X1 — MTKWLLLMACLGIACQNIKGAVVRENSSRKKLTNTLNVIHEWKYVDYDFGSDEKRQAAIQSGEYDRTKNYPLDVDQWHDKTFVTMLRYDGVPSSLNVVSDKTGNGGPLLQPYPDWSFAKYEDCSGIVSANKIAIDEYERLWVLDSGLVNNIQPMCSPKLLAFDLTTSKLLKQVEIPHDVAVNATTGKGGLASLAVQAMDSVNTMVYMADNKDDALIVYQNADDSFHRLSSHISNHNFRSDKMSQENLTLKEVDNRVFGMALSSVTHNLYYSPLSSQNLYYVNTTSLMNSQNQGNDVQYESVQDVFSSQLSAKAVSKNGVLFFGFTNNTLGCWNEHQSLDRQNIDIVARNETLQMVVGMKIKQNLPQSGKVNNTQRNEHLLALTNKKQDVLNNDLNLEHVNFQILDANVNDLIRNSRCANSDNQDNNQHNYNHNQVRHSSKSDNQNNNQHNNQAYHSSKSDNWDNNNNQAHHSSKFNNQNNNQYNN; from the exons ATGACAAAGTGGTTGTTGTTGATGGCATGCCTTGGCATAGCttgtcaaaatattaaagGTGCCGTTGTTCGAGAAAATtcctcaagaaaaaaattaacaaatacgTTGAACGTGATTCACGAATGGAAGTATGTCGATTATGATTTCGGTAGCGACGAAAAAAGGCAAGCTGCGATTCAATCTGGCGAATATGATCGTACGAAAAATTATCCTCTTGACGTCGATCAATGGcatg ATAAGACTTTTGTCACTATGTTAAGATACGATGGTGTGCCTTCCTCTTTGAACGTGGTATCTGACAAAACTGGCAACGGTGGACCGCTTCTACAACCTTATCCCGATTGGTCATTTGCTAAGTATGAAGATTGCTCTGGAATCGTGAGCGCCAACAAAATTGct atcgACGAATATGAGAGATTGTGGGTTCTGGACTCGGGTCTTGTCAATAATATTCAACCTATGTGTTCTCCAAAATTGCTTGCCTTTGATTTGACTACTTCGAAATTGCTCAAGCAAGTCGAGATACCGCACGATGTTGCCGTAAATGCCACCACAGGAAAGGGCGGATTAGCATCTTTAGCTGTTCAAGCTATGGATTCTGTAAATACTATG gTGTACATGGCAGATAACAAAGATGATGCTTTAATTGTCTACCAAAATGCCGATGATTCTTTCCATCGATTGTCTTCCCACATTTCCAATCACAACTTTAGATCTGACAAAATGTCGCAAGAAAATCTCACCTTGAAAGAAGTAGACAACAGAGTTTTTGGAATGGCACTTAGTTCCGTGACgcataatctttattatagtcctctctcttctcagaatttatattacgttaaCACAACATCGTTAATGAACTCGCAAAATCAAGGAAATGACGTACAGTATGAaag TGTCCAAGACGTTTTCAGCAGTCAATTATCCGCTAAAGCAGTATCGAAAAATGGCGTACTCTTTTTCGGATTCACGAATAATACTCTTGGTTGCTGGAATGAGCATCAGTCACTTGACAGACAAAATATC GATATTGTAGCTCGAAATGAGACGCTTCAAATGGTCGTTGGTATGAAGATTAAGCAAAACCTTCCACAATCTGGCAAAGTTAATAATACACAAAGAAATGAACATTTGTTGGCTTTAACCAACAAAAAGCAGGACGTGCTAAACAACGATCTTAATCTCGAACATGTGAACTTCCAAATTTTGGATGCTAATGTAAACGACTTGATACGGAATAGTCGTTGCGCAAATTCTGACAATCAGGATAATAatcaacataattataatcataatcaagTTCGTCATTCTTCAAAATCTGACAATCAGAATAACAATCAACATAACAATCAAGCTTATCATTCTTCAAAGTCTGACAATTGggataacaataacaatcaaGCTCATCATtcctcaaaatttaataatcagaataacaatcaatataacaattaG